From one Bacillus solimangrovi genomic stretch:
- a CDS encoding stalk domain-containing protein has translation MGIFAKIIFLIFTILVLLIPIESKASSHEITVIINGEKQQYKQVPVIREGRTLVPLREIFEALDATVKWDGSKQKVTANKGKQTIELVVGSKQAVINGNKYVLDVPANTINSYTMVPLRVIGDSLGEKVRWDNASKTIYIGDEPNNRSKSVEKLESVAVATSTDDETWVTWEPKYDVPLDKEWTINFDSSIDFKSAFNNVYIKRNMTDKSQSLGMSSYGSQKLIVRVPNQGYIAGATYTLFIDHVKAKSGATFKPIKMEFTMKEEKKETFDTYTFSDVSLGESKNSLVEKRGKPERIDESRNGFYWYVYNEDYKTYAQYGIKDNKVVTIYSNASNWSSELGIRIGVSQQKVENLYKGFDNDDIDWYQNIDTYHLNNSVVKLFYDSLDSQAIQAVFVTSDRGFLTNYIEWNQEIIDSYEKQVFDITNAERVKRDLKPLQWNNKLSSVARNHSVDMAKRDFFDHVTPDGTGIEDRVKAGGLSICYLGENIHLNSRGNAMNAHQGWMNSEGHRKGILNRKYVSLGVGLEVNDDGIAYFTENFSGSCN, from the coding sequence ATGGGAATATTTGCAAAAATAATATTTTTAATATTCACTATATTAGTGTTGTTAATACCGATAGAATCAAAAGCTTCTTCACATGAAATTACTGTCATTATTAATGGGGAGAAACAACAGTACAAACAAGTACCTGTTATACGTGAAGGTAGAACGTTAGTGCCGTTAAGAGAAATCTTTGAAGCATTAGATGCAACGGTAAAGTGGGACGGATCGAAACAAAAAGTAACAGCAAATAAAGGTAAACAAACGATAGAACTTGTAGTTGGTTCTAAACAAGCAGTGATAAATGGTAATAAGTATGTATTAGATGTCCCAGCTAACACTATAAATAGCTATACAATGGTACCGTTACGGGTAATTGGCGATTCTTTAGGAGAAAAAGTACGATGGGATAATGCCTCCAAAACAATATACATTGGCGATGAACCTAATAACCGTAGTAAATCTGTAGAAAAGCTTGAAAGTGTGGCTGTAGCAACTAGTACAGATGATGAAACATGGGTTACTTGGGAGCCAAAGTATGATGTCCCCTTAGATAAAGAATGGACGATTAATTTTGATAGCTCAATAGACTTTAAGAGCGCATTCAATAATGTATATATTAAAAGAAACATGACTGATAAATCTCAAAGCCTCGGTATGTCTTCATATGGTAGTCAAAAATTAATCGTTAGGGTACCTAATCAAGGTTATATAGCTGGGGCTACATACACACTCTTTATTGATCATGTTAAGGCGAAGTCAGGGGCTACATTTAAGCCTATAAAGATGGAATTTACAATGAAAGAAGAAAAGAAGGAAACGTTCGATACATATACATTTTCAGATGTTAGTCTTGGAGAAAGCAAAAACAGTTTAGTAGAAAAAAGAGGTAAACCAGAACGCATAGATGAGAGTAGAAATGGATTTTATTGGTATGTATATAATGAAGATTACAAGACATATGCTCAATATGGAATTAAAGATAATAAAGTAGTTACGATTTATTCGAATGCATCAAATTGGAGTTCTGAACTAGGTATACGGATTGGCGTTTCTCAACAAAAAGTAGAGAATCTTTACAAGGGTTTTGATAATGATGATATAGATTGGTACCAAAATATTGATACCTATCATTTAAATAATTCAGTGGTTAAACTCTTTTATGATTCATTGGATTCTCAAGCAATCCAGGCTGTCTTTGTTACTTCTGATCGTGGTTTTCTTACTAATTATATTGAATGGAATCAAGAGATTATTGATTCATATGAGAAACAAGTCTTTGATATAACAAATGCTGAAAGAGTTAAACGAGACTTAAAGCCATTACAGTGGAATAACAAACTATCTTCTGTAGCAAGAAATCATAGTGTAGATATGGCTAAACGAGATTTTTTTGATCATGTTACACCAGATGGTACAGGTATTGAGGATCGCGTGAAAGCAGGAGGACTTTCTATCTGCTATTTGGGGGAGAATATTCACCTAAATTCTAGAGGAAATGCTATGAATGCACACCAGGGTTGGATGAACTCAGAGGGACATCGTAAGGGCATACTAAATAGGAAATATGTATCACTCGGTGTAGGTTTAGAAGTCAATGACGACGGAATCGCTTATTTTACAGAAAATTTTTCAGGGTCTTGCAATTAA
- a CDS encoding DUF1456 family protein: MDNNDILIRLRYALEIKNSEMAEIFKLGGLEVSVPEVVKILIKSSDEEENPDQLKLTNSMLNSFLNGFIIYKRGRQEPKPGQPDVPEPPVKNNANINNILLKKIKIALSLTTEDMIDIFRKAGLYVSKGELGAFLRKEGHRNYKVCLDNFARNFLKGLTIKYRG, translated from the coding sequence ATGGATAATAATGATATATTAATTCGATTGAGATATGCGTTAGAAATCAAAAATAGTGAAATGGCAGAGATTTTTAAACTTGGAGGACTAGAGGTATCTGTACCAGAAGTGGTAAAGATCTTAATAAAATCAAGTGATGAAGAAGAGAATCCCGACCAATTAAAATTGACAAATAGTATGTTAAATTCATTTTTGAATGGATTCATTATCTATAAAAGAGGAAGACAAGAGCCAAAACCAGGTCAACCTGATGTGCCAGAACCGCCTGTGAAAAATAATGCAAATATAAACAACATCCTTTTAAAGAAAATCAAAATCGCTTTGTCATTAACAACAGAGGACATGATAGATATATTTAGAAAAGCTGGATTATATGTTTCAAAAGGAGAACTCGGAGCTTTTTTAAGAAAAGAAGGACATAGAAATTATAAAGTATGCTTAGATAATTTTGCTAGAAACTTTCTAAAAGGACTAACGATTAAGTATAGAGGGTAA
- the rlmD gene encoding 23S rRNA (uracil(1939)-C(5))-methyltransferase RlmD, with the protein MTRTATPVQKNDKVFVTFEDLTHDGAGVAKVDGYPLFVPYGLPGERAEVLVTKTKKNYGFGKIETLIQESPDRVEPPCPIYRQCGGCQLQHMTYEAQLDYKQKHVEDVMKRIGHLSDVPVHPVIGMDEPWNYRNKAQVPVGERNRKLIAGFYQKRSHYIIDMESCMIQQEANDIIIQSVKRIAERLGIRAYDEKSHRGTLRHIMTRTSHSKNEVMLVLITKNEQIPHKNKLIDMIKSTFPQVVSIVQNVNPKQTNVIFGNETKLLWGEEYLFDTIGDVKFAISARSFYQVNPIQTKVLYNKALEYAQLTGEETVIDAYCGIGTISLFLAQKAKKVYGVEIIPEAIEDAERNAKLNNIENVQFATGEAETVIPKWFEEGVRPDVIVVDPPRKGCEESLLQTILEMKPKRIVYVSCSPATLARDLKILEEGDYQTKEIQPVDMFPQTMHCEAVAMIDLI; encoded by the coding sequence ATGACAAGAACAGCAACACCTGTACAAAAAAATGACAAAGTATTTGTCACGTTTGAGGATTTAACACATGATGGCGCTGGAGTAGCGAAAGTGGATGGTTATCCATTGTTCGTGCCATACGGTTTACCCGGAGAACGAGCAGAGGTATTAGTGACAAAAACGAAAAAGAATTATGGTTTTGGAAAGATAGAGACGTTAATTCAGGAAAGTCCAGATCGAGTTGAACCACCTTGTCCGATATACCGTCAATGTGGAGGTTGTCAGCTGCAACATATGACCTATGAAGCACAGCTCGATTATAAACAAAAGCATGTTGAGGACGTAATGAAGAGGATTGGTCATCTTTCGGACGTGCCTGTGCATCCAGTCATTGGAATGGATGAACCGTGGAATTATCGAAATAAAGCACAAGTTCCTGTTGGTGAGCGAAATAGGAAATTAATTGCAGGTTTCTATCAGAAGCGATCACATTATATTATTGATATGGAATCATGCATGATTCAACAGGAAGCGAACGATATTATTATTCAAAGTGTTAAGCGTATAGCTGAAAGACTTGGCATCCGTGCTTACGATGAGAAGTCGCATCGAGGAACGTTACGCCATATTATGACGCGAACAAGTCACAGTAAAAATGAGGTTATGCTCGTCTTAATTACGAAAAATGAGCAAATTCCTCATAAAAATAAGTTAATTGATATGATTAAGAGTACTTTTCCACAGGTTGTCTCTATTGTGCAAAATGTTAATCCGAAGCAGACGAATGTTATATTTGGAAATGAAACGAAATTGCTGTGGGGAGAAGAATATCTCTTTGATACGATTGGCGACGTGAAATTTGCAATTTCTGCTCGTTCTTTCTATCAAGTTAACCCGATACAAACAAAAGTTTTATATAATAAAGCACTTGAATATGCACAACTAACTGGAGAGGAAACGGTTATTGATGCTTATTGTGGCATCGGAACAATCTCACTGTTCCTTGCACAAAAGGCGAAAAAAGTGTACGGTGTAGAAATTATACCAGAAGCAATTGAAGATGCAGAACGTAATGCAAAGCTAAACAACATCGAAAATGTACAATTCGCAACAGGTGAAGCAGAAACCGTTATTCCGAAATGGTTTGAAGAAGGCGTTCGTCCAGATGTGATTGTTGTCGATCCACCTCGCAAAGGCTGTGAAGAATCATTGCTTCAAACGATACTTGAAATGAAACCGAAACGGATTGTCTATGTATCCTGTAGCCCAGCCACATTAGCACGGGACTTAAAGATACTAGAAGAAGGCGATTATCAAACAAAAGAGATTCAGCCTGTTGATATGTTCCCTCAGACGATGCATTGTGAAGCTGTGGCGATGATAGATTTAATATAG
- a CDS encoding diacylglycerol kinase has product MKRARLIYNPTSGRELLKKQLPSVLQILEEAGFETSCHATTGAGSATREAKLAVEREFDVVIAAGGDGTINEVVNGLAELPKRPKLGIIPAGTTNDFARAVGIPRAIDKACEIIAQGHTEPIDIGRVNGHYFINIAGGGRLTELTYEVPSKLKTVLGQLAYYLKGVEMLPSLKPVPARIEYDGKLFEGEVMLFLVANTNSVGGFEKLAPDASMNDGMFDLLILEKTNIADFVRIASQALRGEHLNDKRIIYSKANRIKVYTEEKMQLNLDGEYGGVLPGEFVNLYHHLEMFVPKKSV; this is encoded by the coding sequence ATGAAACGAGCACGTTTAATATATAACCCAACATCAGGTAGGGAGTTGTTGAAGAAGCAATTACCGTCTGTTCTTCAAATATTAGAAGAGGCAGGTTTTGAAACTTCTTGTCATGCTACGACAGGTGCTGGATCAGCGACTAGAGAGGCTAAACTTGCGGTTGAGCGAGAGTTTGATGTAGTCATTGCTGCTGGTGGGGATGGTACAATAAACGAAGTTGTGAATGGTTTAGCAGAATTGCCAAAACGTCCGAAGTTAGGAATTATTCCTGCTGGAACGACGAATGATTTTGCTCGTGCGGTTGGTATCCCACGTGCAATTGACAAGGCATGTGAAATAATAGCACAAGGGCATACAGAGCCAATCGATATTGGACGAGTTAACGGTCATTATTTTATTAACATTGCTGGTGGAGGTCGCTTGACTGAACTAACGTATGAAGTGCCAAGTAAGTTAAAAACCGTACTTGGTCAGCTTGCATATTATTTAAAAGGTGTTGAGATGTTACCTTCATTAAAGCCTGTACCTGCTCGTATCGAATACGATGGTAAACTATTCGAAGGTGAAGTTATGCTATTTCTTGTCGCAAATACGAATTCTGTTGGTGGTTTTGAAAAGCTTGCACCAGATGCATCGATGAACGATGGGATGTTTGATTTGCTTATTCTTGAAAAAACGAATATTGCTGATTTCGTTCGAATTGCATCTCAAGCATTAAGAGGTGAGCATCTCAATGACAAACGGATTATTTATTCGAAAGCAAATCGAATTAAAGTTTATACTGAGGAAAAGATGCAATTAAACCTTGATGGTGAGTACGGAGGCGTTTTACCGGGCGAATTTGTTAACCTTTATCATCATTTAGAAATGTTTGTTCCTAAGAAATCTGTTTAG
- a CDS encoding bifunctional 5,10-methylenetetrahydrofolate dehydrogenase/5,10-methenyltetrahydrofolate cyclohydrolase has product MENQIILDGNLVSKNVKDSLIPRVEKLKEQGVTPCLATILVGDDPSSETYVRMKGNACARLGIDSRRIHLSEETTTEELLKTIHDLNEDTAVHGILLQHPVPSQIDERAAFEAIHIDKDVDGVTSLGFGQTTFGFGRYPSCTPAAILEIIDAYDLEVEGKHAVVIGRSPILGKPVSMMLLNRNATVTTCHSKTQNLPEIVRQADIIVAAVGKPNFIQGDWLKEGAVVLDAGYNKGNIGDVDYESCLPKSSAITPVPGGVGPVTISMLLKHTVDSAEETVKK; this is encoded by the coding sequence GTGGAAAATCAAATTATTCTAGACGGTAATTTAGTATCAAAAAATGTAAAAGACTCTTTAATTCCAAGAGTCGAGAAGTTGAAAGAACAAGGCGTTACACCTTGCTTAGCGACAATTCTGGTAGGAGATGACCCATCTTCTGAAACTTACGTACGTATGAAGGGGAATGCGTGTGCACGACTAGGTATTGATTCTCGTCGCATTCATTTATCAGAAGAGACGACAACGGAAGAACTGTTGAAAACAATTCATGATTTAAATGAAGACACTGCAGTTCATGGTATATTGCTACAACACCCAGTTCCTAGTCAAATTGATGAACGTGCTGCGTTTGAAGCAATACATATTGATAAAGATGTAGATGGAGTTACGAGTCTAGGTTTTGGACAAACAACATTTGGATTTGGTCGCTATCCATCTTGTACACCTGCAGCAATTTTAGAAATTATTGATGCGTACGATTTGGAGGTTGAGGGAAAACATGCTGTTGTTATTGGAAGAAGTCCAATTCTTGGAAAACCAGTATCAATGATGCTTCTAAATCGTAATGCAACTGTAACAACTTGCCATTCGAAGACGCAAAACCTTCCTGAAATTGTTCGTCAAGCAGATATTATTGTTGCAGCAGTCGGAAAGCCTAATTTTATTCAAGGGGATTGGCTGAAGGAAGGTGCTGTTGTGCTTGATGCAGGATATAATAAAGGAAATATCGGTGATGTTGATTATGAATCATGTCTTCCAAAATCAAGTGCAATTACACCAGTGCCAGGTGGCGTAGGTCCAGTTACGATTTCAATGTTATTGAAACACACAGTTGACTCAGCAGAAGAAACTGTTAAGAAATAG
- the gatB gene encoding Asp-tRNA(Asn)/Glu-tRNA(Gln) amidotransferase subunit GatB, translated as MNFETIIGLEVHVELKTKSKIFCGCSTEFGAPPNTNTCPICQGHPGVLPVMNRQAVDFAMRASMALNCEVATDTKFDRKNYFYPDNPKAYQISQFDKPIGENGWIEIEVNGEKKRIGITRLHLEEDAGKLTHTGDGHSLVDLNRQGTPLVEIVSEPDIRTPEEAYAYLEKLKSIIQYTGVSDCKMEEGSLRCDANISLRPMGQEKFGTKAELKNLNSFAFVRSGLEYEEKRQEQVLLSGGIIEQETRRYDEAKKKTILMRVKEGSDDYRYFPEPDLVDLHIDDEWKERVRSEIPELPDTRRQRYINDLELPAYDAHVLTLTKEMSDFFEATVAQDAGAKQTANWLMGEVSAYLNAEQVELHETKLTPEGLAKMISLIEKGTISSKIAKKVFKDLITEGGDPEQIVKDKGLVQISDEGELKKVVVGILDNNLQSIEDYKNGKDKALGFLVGQVMKETRGKANPPMVNKIILEEMENR; from the coding sequence ATGAACTTTGAAACGATTATCGGACTTGAAGTCCATGTTGAGTTAAAAACGAAGTCAAAGATTTTTTGCGGATGTTCAACAGAATTTGGTGCACCCCCTAACACAAACACTTGTCCAATCTGTCAGGGGCACCCAGGAGTACTTCCAGTTATGAACCGTCAGGCGGTTGACTTTGCAATGCGTGCATCAATGGCATTGAATTGTGAAGTAGCTACAGATACGAAGTTTGATCGTAAAAACTACTTCTATCCAGATAACCCGAAGGCATATCAAATTTCACAATTCGATAAGCCAATTGGTGAGAACGGTTGGATTGAAATTGAAGTGAACGGTGAGAAGAAGAGAATTGGTATCACACGTCTTCACCTTGAAGAAGATGCAGGGAAATTAACACATACGGGTGATGGTCATTCACTTGTTGATTTAAACCGTCAAGGTACACCACTTGTTGAAATTGTTTCTGAACCAGATATTCGTACACCAGAAGAAGCATATGCTTATCTTGAGAAGTTGAAATCAATCATCCAGTATACAGGCGTTTCAGACTGTAAGATGGAAGAAGGCTCACTTCGTTGTGATGCGAACATTTCACTTCGTCCAATGGGTCAAGAAAAGTTTGGTACAAAAGCAGAGCTTAAGAACTTAAACTCGTTCGCTTTCGTTCGCTCAGGCTTAGAGTATGAAGAGAAGCGTCAAGAACAAGTGCTTTTATCAGGTGGTATCATTGAACAAGAAACACGCCGTTATGATGAAGCGAAAAAGAAAACGATCTTAATGCGTGTGAAAGAAGGCTCTGATGATTATCGTTATTTCCCAGAACCGGATCTTGTAGATTTACACATTGATGATGAGTGGAAAGAACGTGTTCGAAGTGAGATTCCTGAGCTTCCTGATACTCGTCGTCAACGTTATATAAATGATCTTGAATTGCCAGCATATGATGCACATGTGTTAACGTTAACGAAGGAAATGTCTGATTTCTTCGAAGCAACAGTGGCGCAAGATGCAGGAGCAAAGCAAACGGCAAACTGGTTGATGGGTGAAGTTTCGGCGTACTTAAATGCAGAGCAAGTTGAATTGCATGAAACAAAACTAACACCAGAAGGCCTTGCGAAGATGATCTCTCTAATTGAAAAAGGCACAATTTCTTCGAAAATCGCGAAAAAAGTCTTCAAGGATTTAATCACTGAAGGCGGCGATCCTGAACAAATCGTAAAAGATAAAGGACTTGTACAAATTTCTGATGAGGGTGAACTGAAGAAGGTCGTTGTCGGAATTTTGGACAACAATCTTCAATCAATTGAAGATTATAAGAATGGTAAGGATAAAGCACTTGGCTTCTTAGTAGGACAAGTTATGAAAGAAACACGTGGAAAAGCGAATCCACCGATGGTTAATAAGATCATCTTAGAAGAAATGGAAAATCGTTAA
- the gatA gene encoding Asp-tRNA(Asn)/Glu-tRNA(Gln) amidotransferase subunit GatA: MSLFDKKMSELHEMLQAKEIKVQDLVEESYKRIEEVDDKVQAFLTLDKENAILQAKKLDEQVDSSAGLGALFGMPIGVKDNIVTKGLRTTCASKILENFDPLHNATVVEKLNDAQSITIGKLNMDEFAMGSSTENSGYKRTRNPWNTDHVPGGSSGGSAAAVAAGEVPFALGSDTGGSIRQPASFCGVVGLKPTYGRVSRFGLVAFASSLDQIGPITRNVEDNAFILNTIAGYDKMDSTSANVEVPDYTAALTGDVKGLKIAVPKEYLAEGVDEEVRKSVLDALKVLEGMGATWEEVSLPHSKYAVATYYLLASSEASANLARFDGVRYGVRSDKAENLIDMFKISRSEGFGEEVKRRIMLGTFALSSGYYDAYYKKAQKVRTLIKNDFEKVFEDYDVIIGPTAPTPAFKIGENIDDPLTMYANDILTIPVNLAGVPGISVPCGFSENKLPIGLQIIGKHFDESTVYRVAHAFEQATDYHKAKPEL, from the coding sequence ATGTCACTATTTGATAAGAAAATGTCAGAACTGCACGAAATGCTTCAAGCAAAAGAAATTAAGGTGCAGGATTTAGTTGAAGAATCATATAAACGCATTGAAGAAGTCGATGATAAAGTACAAGCTTTTCTTACATTAGATAAAGAAAATGCAATTCTTCAAGCGAAGAAATTAGATGAACAAGTTGATAGCAGTGCAGGATTAGGCGCATTATTCGGAATGCCAATCGGTGTGAAAGATAACATCGTTACGAAAGGGTTACGTACGACGTGTGCGAGTAAAATTCTAGAAAACTTTGATCCTCTACATAATGCAACGGTAGTTGAAAAGTTAAATGATGCACAATCAATCACAATCGGAAAGCTGAATATGGATGAGTTTGCAATGGGTTCATCAACAGAGAACTCAGGTTATAAACGTACTCGTAATCCGTGGAATACTGATCATGTTCCTGGAGGTTCAAGCGGTGGTTCAGCTGCAGCTGTTGCAGCAGGTGAAGTACCATTCGCACTAGGTTCTGATACGGGTGGTTCGATTCGTCAGCCAGCATCATTCTGTGGTGTTGTTGGTCTAAAACCTACGTATGGTCGTGTTTCACGTTTTGGTCTTGTTGCTTTCGCATCATCTTTAGACCAAATCGGACCTATTACGCGTAATGTTGAAGATAACGCATTTATTTTAAATACAATCGCTGGTTATGACAAGATGGACTCTACATCAGCGAACGTAGAAGTGCCTGATTATACGGCAGCATTAACAGGTGATGTGAAAGGTCTAAAAATTGCTGTACCTAAGGAATACCTTGCTGAAGGTGTAGATGAAGAAGTTCGTAAATCTGTATTAGATGCTCTAAAAGTACTTGAAGGAATGGGAGCAACGTGGGAAGAGGTATCGTTACCACATTCTAAATATGCAGTAGCAACATACTATTTACTTGCATCATCTGAAGCATCAGCAAACCTTGCGCGCTTTGATGGTGTACGTTATGGTGTACGCTCTGATAAAGCAGAGAACCTAATTGACATGTTTAAGATTTCTCGTAGTGAGGGCTTCGGCGAAGAAGTGAAACGTCGTATTATGTTAGGTACATTTGCATTAAGTTCTGGTTATTATGATGCCTATTACAAAAAAGCACAAAAAGTTCGTACGTTAATTAAGAACGATTTTGAAAAAGTGTTTGAAGACTATGACGTTATTATTGGACCTACAGCTCCAACACCAGCATTTAAAATTGGTGAAAACATTGATGATCCATTAACGATGTATGCAAATGATATTTTAACAATTCCAGTGAACCTTGCAGGTGTTCCAGGAATTTCAGTTCCGTGTGGTTTCTCAGAGAACAAATTACCGATCGGTTTACAAATTATCGGTAAACATTTCGATGAGAGCACTGTATACCGTGTTGCACATGCATTTGAACAAGCAACAGACTATCATAAAGCAAAACCAGAACTGTAA
- the gatC gene encoding Asp-tRNA(Asn)/Glu-tRNA(Gln) amidotransferase subunit GatC, with translation MSRIDKEQVKHVAHLARLAISEEEAEMFTKQLDAIIGYAEQLTELDTDNVEPTTHVLDIKNVLREDEPRKWLSQEDVMKNAPDSANGQIRVPSILE, from the coding sequence ATGTCCCGCATTGATAAGGAACAAGTAAAGCATGTGGCACATTTGGCACGTTTGGCAATTTCAGAAGAAGAAGCTGAAATGTTTACAAAACAACTTGATGCAATCATCGGGTATGCTGAGCAGCTGACTGAATTAGATACAGATAATGTAGAACCAACAACACACGTATTAGATATTAAGAATGTTTTACGTGAAGATGAGCCGAGAAAGTGGTTATCACAAGAAGATGTGATGAAGAACGCACCTGATTCGGCAAATGGACAAATCCGTGTACCATCCATTTTAGAGTAA
- the putP gene encoding sodium/proline symporter PutP — MEPATIVTFIVYLIGMLLIGVISYRLTSNLSDYVLGGRSLGPGVAALSAGASDMSSWLLLGLPGAMYAAGMNQIWIGVGLSIGAYLNWQFVAKRLRSYTEVANDSITVPDYFENRFRDKSKLLRVISALVILVFFTFYTSSGLVGGALLFQESFGMTYNQALLIGAVVIISYTFLGGFLAVSWTDFIQGILMFLALVIVPIVALNKIGGWNETVNKVGSVDPAYLDVMSGMTVISIISLLAWGLGYFGQPHIITRFMALRSVKDVPKARLIGMTWMIVGLFGAIFTGFIGIAYFINEPLIVGNINDSEKVFLLFTDVLFNPWVSGILLAAILSAIMSTIDSQLLVSSSALAEDFYKALLRKDASQQELVWVGRFGVIAIAIVAIILAMQANPANENASSILDLVSYAWGGFGGAFGPIILLSLFWKRMTRNGALLGMIVGAVTVVVWKQLEGGLFDVYEIVPAFILNVIVIIVVSLIDKEPSAEIQEEFDKARAIN; from the coding sequence ATGGAACCTGCTACGATAGTTACGTTTATAGTCTATTTAATAGGAATGCTCTTAATTGGTGTTATTTCATATCGTTTAACAAGTAACTTATCAGATTATGTATTAGGTGGAAGAAGCTTAGGGCCTGGTGTAGCAGCTTTAAGTGCTGGTGCGTCCGATATGTCTAGCTGGTTATTACTAGGTTTACCTGGTGCGATGTATGCTGCAGGTATGAATCAAATTTGGATCGGTGTTGGATTATCTATTGGTGCTTATTTAAATTGGCAATTTGTTGCGAAACGTCTTCGTTCATATACAGAGGTTGCGAACGATTCGATTACAGTTCCAGATTATTTCGAAAATCGTTTTCGTGACAAATCTAAATTACTACGTGTCATTTCTGCTCTTGTCATCCTTGTTTTCTTCACATTTTATACGTCCTCTGGTTTAGTAGGGGGAGCATTGCTTTTCCAAGAGTCATTTGGAATGACGTATAACCAAGCCCTCTTAATAGGTGCAGTAGTTATTATTTCTTATACATTCCTTGGTGGTTTCTTAGCGGTAAGTTGGACAGATTTTATTCAAGGTATTTTAATGTTTTTAGCATTAGTAATTGTCCCGATCGTTGCACTAAACAAAATTGGTGGGTGGAACGAGACAGTGAATAAGGTAGGAAGTGTTGATCCAGCATATTTAGATGTAATGAGTGGCATGACTGTTATCTCAATTATTTCTTTATTGGCATGGGGACTCGGCTATTTCGGACAACCACACATCATTACACGTTTTATGGCACTACGTTCAGTAAAAGACGTACCGAAAGCACGCCTAATTGGTATGACTTGGATGATTGTTGGATTATTTGGCGCAATTTTCACTGGTTTTATCGGTATCGCATATTTCATCAATGAGCCATTGATTGTTGGGAATATCAATGATAGTGAAAAAGTATTTCTTCTCTTTACAGATGTTTTGTTTAACCCATGGGTTTCAGGGATATTATTAGCTGCAATCCTTTCAGCGATTATGAGTACAATTGATTCTCAGCTTCTCGTATCATCAAGTGCGTTAGCAGAGGATTTCTATAAAGCCCTGTTACGTAAAGATGCTAGTCAACAAGAGCTTGTATGGGTTGGGCGTTTTGGTGTTATTGCGATTGCAATTGTTGCAATTATTCTTGCAATGCAGGCAAATCCAGCAAATGAGAATGCTAGCTCAATTCTAGATCTTGTAAGTTATGCATGGGGTGGTTTTGGTGGAGCATTCGGACCAATCATCCTACTATCACTATTCTGGAAACGAATGACACGTAACGGTGCATTACTGGGTATGATCGTTGGTGCTGTTACTGTTGTCGTATGGAAGCAGCTTGAAGGTGGACTTTTTGACGTTTATGAAATTGTTCCAGCCTTTATTTTGAACGTTATTGTGATAATTGTTGTAAGTTTAATTGATAAGGAACCGTCAGCTGAAATTCAAGAAGAATTTGATAAAGCACGTGCTATAAATTAA